One genomic window of Sporosarcina ureae includes the following:
- a CDS encoding ATP-grasp domain-containing protein, translating to MKGAVYYNVKEVMRNQAFIDDLLKEAKYLDIELKLITDSPTEPLDFILFRDRDPNLTLKLEQAGYRMFNRASVQKIANDKLRTFELATLLGISVVPTFKADQLPTLPFVLKTRGGHGGSEVFLCESVQQTEDILNQFDHNELIAQPFIESNATDVRVFMLGNEVLGAVKRSGAKDSFKSNFTLGGTVEKYTLNDTETNQVQTISRAISSDYIGIDFILPITGGWLLNEIEDPVGARSLYQTHDFSVAKKLLEYVKNQLGVE from the coding sequence ATGAAAGGCGCAGTCTACTATAACGTGAAGGAAGTAATGAGGAATCAAGCATTTATCGACGATCTTTTGAAAGAAGCAAAATACTTAGATATCGAATTGAAGTTAATCACTGATTCACCTACCGAGCCACTAGATTTCATTTTATTCCGAGATCGTGATCCTAATTTAACTTTGAAATTGGAACAAGCAGGTTATCGCATGTTTAATCGAGCGAGTGTGCAGAAAATCGCTAATGATAAACTGCGCACATTTGAACTTGCTACTCTACTTGGCATTTCCGTCGTCCCCACATTCAAAGCGGACCAACTTCCTACGTTGCCTTTTGTACTGAAAACTCGCGGAGGCCATGGTGGTAGCGAAGTATTTCTATGTGAATCTGTTCAACAAACTGAGGATATTCTAAATCAGTTCGATCACAATGAACTAATCGCGCAGCCCTTCATCGAATCGAATGCAACAGATGTTCGAGTATTCATGCTCGGCAATGAAGTATTAGGTGCTGTAAAACGATCTGGGGCGAAAGATTCGTTCAAATCCAACTTCACTTTAGGTGGCACTGTTGAAAAATATACGTTGAACGACACTGAAACCAATCAAGTTCAAACGATTTCCCGGGCAATTTCTAGTGACTATATTGGCATTGATTTCATACTTCCAATTACAGGCGGCTGGTTATTGAATGAAATCGAGGATCCCGTTGGCGCCCGTTCACTCTATCAAACACACGATTTTTCAGTTGCCAAGAAATTATTGGAGTATGTCAAAAATCAATTGGGTGTTGAATGA
- a CDS encoding bifunctional folylpolyglutamate synthase/dihydrofolate synthase — translation MIPKLDEYKKQFDIMSDNEIKPGLDAIEEALANILNPEKDLRIIHVAGTNGKGSTIAVMEAVLQAHGFKTGVFSSPAILDVHDQIRINGKPITHEELEYVFEEMKAAGLSGMLTDFELLTVAAFLAFRNAEPDYVLLETGMGGKYDSTNVVTPLVSVITSIALDHTGFLGDTVEKIAAHKAGIIKPYIPVVIGELLQEAKEVVLAEAKTNKSLVRAYDEEFTMKQETTEIFSGISTFEIPERNMKGPHQAINSAVAIEALSMAGVPLKQDHVAKALANVALPFRFQKLADHVYIDGAHNPAAARMLVRTIKEQFPGEKVDWVVGMLNTKDYQATLEILAPLANSFTFVDFPHAQAAKAEDLQAVCPIEASRVISFEEVDVKCSKKYIKVVVGSLYLLSSLMRQ, via the coding sequence TTGATTCCAAAACTTGATGAATATAAAAAACAATTTGACATAATGAGTGATAACGAGATTAAACCGGGATTGGATGCGATAGAAGAGGCTTTGGCGAATATCTTGAACCCGGAGAAAGATTTGCGAATTATTCATGTGGCAGGTACGAACGGTAAAGGTTCGACGATTGCGGTAATGGAAGCAGTTTTACAAGCGCATGGATTTAAGACTGGCGTATTTTCTTCACCCGCCATACTGGATGTACATGATCAAATTCGGATCAATGGGAAACCGATTACTCATGAGGAATTAGAATATGTGTTTGAAGAAATGAAAGCAGCAGGATTAAGTGGGATGCTGACGGACTTTGAATTGCTGACGGTGGCGGCGTTTTTGGCGTTCCGTAACGCAGAACCTGATTATGTTTTACTTGAGACGGGGATGGGTGGTAAATACGACAGCACGAACGTTGTGACACCTTTAGTCTCGGTCATTACATCGATTGCGCTAGATCATACGGGATTTCTTGGAGATACAGTTGAAAAGATTGCCGCACATAAAGCGGGCATTATTAAGCCGTATATTCCAGTCGTTATAGGAGAATTGCTACAAGAGGCGAAAGAGGTTGTCTTGGCAGAGGCGAAGACGAATAAAAGTTTGGTGCGCGCATATGACGAAGAATTCACAATGAAACAAGAGACTACTGAAATCTTCAGTGGTATATCTACATTTGAGATTCCCGAGCGTAATATGAAAGGACCCCATCAAGCGATTAATTCTGCCGTTGCTATAGAAGCTTTATCAATGGCGGGAGTGCCATTGAAACAAGATCATGTGGCTAAAGCTTTAGCCAATGTAGCCTTGCCGTTTAGATTCCAAAAGCTTGCAGATCACGTTTATATTGACGGGGCTCACAATCCTGCGGCCGCGCGTATGTTAGTACGTACGATCAAGGAGCAATTTCCAGGAGAGAAAGTGGACTGGGTTGTGGGGATGTTGAATACGAAAGACTATCAAGCTACGTTGGAGATTTTAGCACCACTTGCGAATAGTTTTACGTTTGTGGATTTTCCGCATGCACAGGCTGCGAAAGCGGAGGATTTGCAAGCGGTTTGTCCTATAGAGGCAAGTCGTGTGATTTCATTTGAAGAAGTGGATGTAAAATGTTCGAAAAAATACATAAAGGTAGTTGTTGGCTCTCTTTACTTATTAAGTAGTTTAATGAGACAATAG
- a CDS encoding MBL fold metallo-hydrolase produces the protein MRKRYTNLDDVDTSKSVSEMIRWQKERNEKKKDLRIVIEQAPTKEIEKLVANRSEATITWIGHSTFLIQISGLNVITDPVWAKRMGFQNRLTEPGIALDELPEIDVVVISHGHYDHLDFGTIKHLKGKPIYFVPIGLRRKFQIRGIKKVIEAEWFDSFVFEGLKFSFVPAQHWTKRTLTDTNTSHWGGWIIESAEQSIYFVGDTGYFRGFSKIAKQFTINTVIMPIGAYEPEWFMKESHLTPEDAVKGFLEVAGQTFIPMHYGTYHLADDTGPEALERLNAEWNRLQLNEDQLKKLLIGETLWL, from the coding sequence ATGAGAAAACGCTATACTAATTTGGATGACGTAGATACGAGTAAATCAGTTAGTGAAATGATTCGTTGGCAGAAAGAACGTAATGAAAAAAAGAAAGATTTACGGATCGTAATCGAACAAGCACCGACTAAAGAAATAGAAAAGCTCGTAGCCAATCGATCCGAAGCAACCATTACTTGGATTGGGCACTCCACATTTTTGATTCAAATTAGCGGCCTTAATGTGATTACTGATCCAGTTTGGGCAAAACGGATGGGATTTCAGAATCGATTAACGGAACCAGGAATTGCACTAGATGAATTGCCAGAGATTGACGTTGTGGTTATTTCACACGGACATTATGATCATTTGGACTTCGGCACGATCAAACACCTAAAAGGCAAACCTATATATTTTGTTCCTATTGGCTTACGGAGAAAGTTCCAAATTAGAGGAATTAAAAAGGTCATCGAAGCAGAATGGTTTGATTCATTTGTGTTTGAAGGCCTGAAATTCTCGTTCGTTCCTGCGCAACATTGGACGAAACGGACATTGACGGATACGAATACTTCTCATTGGGGTGGCTGGATTATCGAAAGTGCTGAGCAATCGATTTATTTCGTTGGAGATACGGGATATTTCCGTGGATTTTCAAAGATAGCGAAGCAATTCACTATTAACACGGTGATCATGCCGATCGGGGCGTATGAGCCAGAATGGTTTATGAAGGAAAGTCACCTCACACCTGAGGATGCAGTGAAAGGTTTTTTGGAGGTAGCTGGTCAAACATTTATACCGATGCATTACGGAACTTATCATTTAGCTGACGATACTGGACCCGAAGCGCTTGAAAGACTGAATGCTGAGTGGAACAGATTGCAGTTAAATGAAGATCAATTAAAGAAGTTGCTTATTGGCGAGACGTTATGGTTATAA
- a CDS encoding S66 family peptidase has protein sequence MLTKPTTLQRGDTVATVSPSWGGAGEPELKWRYKQGVKRLEEVFGLTVVPMPNSLKGADYLYQNPKARAEDLMTAFRDPSIKAIFANIGGEDSIRLLPYVDFTVIQNNPKIFIGYSDVTISHLFCHKAGISSFYGPAILTDFAENVEMNPYTVEMVNRTLFSNEIIGEIEPAESWTSERLEWIEPNKHIRRTMNQNTGYELLQGSGTVKGRLIGGCMEVLEFAKGTELWPDTEYWNDSILFFETSEEKPAPNLIRYWLRNYAAQGILQKANGIILGKPQDEKYYKEYKVEILKVMKEYQLEQLPILYNLNFGHTEPKFILPYGAMAEIDCEHKTFSILENGVV, from the coding sequence ATGCTGACAAAACCTACTACACTTCAACGGGGAGATACAGTCGCGACGGTAAGTCCATCATGGGGAGGCGCGGGTGAACCGGAGCTTAAGTGGCGTTATAAACAAGGTGTAAAAAGGCTAGAGGAAGTCTTTGGATTGACAGTAGTTCCGATGCCAAACAGTTTAAAGGGAGCCGACTATCTTTATCAGAACCCCAAAGCGCGTGCTGAAGATCTGATGACGGCATTTCGCGACCCTTCCATTAAAGCGATTTTTGCGAATATCGGGGGAGAAGACAGTATTCGCTTGCTTCCTTATGTGGACTTTACAGTAATACAAAACAATCCGAAGATATTCATCGGATACTCTGATGTCACGATATCTCATTTATTTTGCCATAAGGCAGGTATTTCCTCTTTCTACGGGCCGGCTATTTTAACGGACTTCGCCGAAAATGTGGAGATGAACCCTTATACAGTCGAAATGGTAAACCGGACTCTCTTTTCCAATGAAATAATCGGTGAGATTGAACCTGCCGAAAGTTGGACAAGTGAGCGGTTAGAATGGATTGAACCGAATAAACATATACGTCGCACGATGAATCAAAATACGGGTTATGAGTTGCTTCAAGGTTCCGGTACTGTAAAAGGCAGACTGATCGGTGGCTGTATGGAAGTGTTGGAGTTTGCGAAAGGGACGGAACTTTGGCCGGATACAGAGTACTGGAATGATAGTATCCTGTTCTTTGAAACATCAGAAGAAAAGCCTGCCCCTAATTTGATTCGATACTGGCTAAGAAATTATGCTGCGCAAGGAATTTTGCAAAAAGCGAATGGAATTATTTTGGGAAAACCGCAAGATGAGAAATATTATAAGGAATATAAAGTGGAAATTCTTAAAGTGATGAAAGAGTATCAGTTGGAGCAGCTACCTATTTTATATAATTTGAACTTTGGTCATACGGAACCTAAGTTTATTTTACCGTATGGGGCGATGGCGGAGATTGATTGTGAACACAAGACGTTTTCGATTCTCGAGAATGGAGTTGTTTGA
- a CDS encoding PulJ/GspJ family protein, with the protein MKYENDKGFTMVEILAALTILGIIFISFMTIFPQMSNLNSKTEAKLETISLAKKELLVWKENPLPLNRNDDLENIKEDFVTKPGHIVYEYSHKEEPIFTYRVTCKKKSDLPTTQKGEVELYRIHIAVFKGEREISETFGYMEKTVD; encoded by the coding sequence ATGAAGTATGAAAATGATAAAGGCTTCACGATGGTTGAAATATTAGCCGCACTAACTATACTTGGTATTATTTTTATTAGCTTTATGACGATATTTCCTCAGATGAGTAATTTAAATTCAAAAACTGAAGCAAAGTTAGAAACGATTAGTCTAGCAAAAAAAGAATTGCTAGTTTGGAAGGAAAATCCTTTACCTTTAAATAGAAATGATGATTTGGAGAATATTAAAGAGGATTTCGTAACAAAGCCCGGACATATTGTTTATGAATACAGCCATAAGGAAGAACCTATTTTCACATATCGTGTAACCTGTAAAAAGAAATCCGACTTGCCTACAACACAAAAAGGTGAGGTCGAATTGTATCGAATTCATATTGCCGTATTTAAAGGAGAGCGTGAAATTAGTGAAACATTCGGTTACATGGAAAAAACTGTAGATTAA
- a CDS encoding dienelactone hydrolase family protein → MIEKKSTSETCIIVLHEIYGINQFMKDICESLSEKGFDVICPNLIPQEIPFDYSQEELAYGNFMDRAGFENSAHKVKELLMDMKNRYVKVFILGFSVGATIAWLCSEEECVDGIIGYYGSRIRDYVGVNPTCPTLLYFPNAERSFDVNEMLLKLEKPNVDVFMYEGLHGFSDPYAFAYNEELAYVTCNQTIDFFRDNG, encoded by the coding sequence ATGATTGAAAAGAAATCTACTTCTGAAACTTGTATCATAGTTCTTCATGAAATCTACGGAATAAATCAATTTATGAAAGACATTTGTGAATCGTTGTCTGAGAAAGGCTTCGATGTGATCTGTCCCAATCTGATACCGCAGGAAATCCCTTTTGATTATTCGCAGGAAGAGTTAGCTTATGGAAACTTCATGGACCGTGCAGGTTTTGAAAATAGCGCACATAAGGTTAAAGAGCTACTAATGGATATGAAAAATCGGTATGTAAAAGTATTTATCCTTGGATTTAGTGTGGGGGCGACAATTGCTTGGCTATGCAGTGAGGAAGAATGCGTTGATGGGATCATTGGATACTATGGATCGCGAATTCGGGATTATGTAGGTGTTAATCCAACTTGTCCGACGTTATTGTATTTTCCAAATGCTGAGAGGTCATTTGATGTCAATGAAATGCTTTTGAAACTAGAGAAGCCGAACGTAGATGTATTTATGTATGAAGGTCTACACGGATTTAGTGATCCCTACGCTTTTGCATACAATGAAGAATTGGCTTATGTCACCTGTAACCAAACGATAGACTTCTTCAGAGATAATGGATAG
- a CDS encoding ATP-grasp domain-containing protein: MKSCWVIYNGSLTSDKFADQARLVQEAAERAGVQATILKNYEVLMDAQNQIKDAPDFVVFLDKDTLLAQYLKNVGIPIFNDPEVIETCDNKAKQYLELAKHGVAMPKTIIAPKVYPNFTITDSGYYENVLETLGLPMIIKEGHGSFGMKVYLIETNQAFYEKVDELRGVDYVFQEFIETSRGRDLRVNIVGDQVIAAMYRHSETDFRANITNGGVAEVVELTSAQKTLAMEAAKAVGAEFAGVDLLFGVDEQPLVCEVNGAAHIRNLLNVTGINVADAMIAYILEKIK; this comes from the coding sequence TTGAAAAGTTGTTGGGTGATTTATAATGGTAGTTTAACAAGTGATAAATTCGCTGATCAAGCGCGGCTTGTGCAGGAGGCGGCAGAGCGAGCCGGAGTACAGGCGACGATCTTAAAAAATTATGAAGTGCTGATGGACGCGCAAAATCAGATAAAAGATGCTCCTGATTTTGTCGTTTTCCTCGATAAAGATACATTGCTTGCACAGTATTTAAAAAATGTGGGAATCCCTATCTTCAATGATCCTGAAGTTATTGAAACATGTGATAATAAAGCCAAGCAGTATCTTGAACTTGCAAAGCATGGTGTCGCGATGCCGAAGACAATCATCGCACCGAAGGTTTATCCAAATTTCACGATTACGGATAGCGGTTATTACGAGAATGTCCTTGAAACGCTTGGCTTGCCTATGATTATTAAAGAAGGTCATGGCTCATTTGGTATGAAAGTGTATTTGATCGAGACGAATCAAGCTTTCTACGAGAAAGTCGATGAGTTGCGTGGCGTAGATTATGTCTTTCAAGAGTTCATTGAGACGAGTAGAGGGCGGGACTTACGCGTCAATATAGTGGGCGATCAGGTCATTGCGGCCATGTATCGCCATTCAGAGACAGATTTCCGGGCGAACATTACGAACGGTGGTGTAGCTGAAGTGGTGGAATTGACATCCGCACAAAAAACACTCGCTATGGAAGCAGCAAAAGCAGTTGGTGCGGAATTCGCTGGAGTGGATTTATTATTCGGTGTGGATGAACAACCTCTCGTTTGTGAAGTTAACGGCGCAGCGCATATCCGGAACCTCTTGAACGTCACCGGTATCAATGTCGCGGATGCAATGATTGCGTACATATTGGAGAAGATTAAATGA